Sequence from the Paeniglutamicibacter cryotolerans genome:
CTCTTCGGGGAAGTCGAGGCCATTGCGTTGGATGTATGCATCGGCCTCATCCAGCACGGAGAGGTAATTCGCGTCGCCATTGGCGATATTCCGGGCCAAGTCCGGTGCGAATGACAGGATTCCGTTGTTGTAGGACCGGGTCCGGCCCACCAGCTTGATGCCGCTGGCGGCCAAGGTCCGGAAGTCCACCGTCAGGCCGCCGTTGGCGCCGCTGACGGCAATGGTGACATGTTCGGCGCCCTTGGGTGGTGTCGCAACCGACCATTTGTCCAGCACGCCGAGCCACCAGCAGAAGTCCTTGCCGCGGTACTGGCGCGGCGGCCGGTCGTGCGGGCCGACCGACAGGGTGACCTGGCGGCCCGAGCGGCGCAGCTCGTCGGCGATCTGCACGCCCGAGGAGCCCGCTCCCACGACCATGATGCCGCCGGCGGGCAACTGCTGGGGGTTGCGGTAGGAACTGGAGTGCAGCTGGGTCAGCCCGCTGGCTTCGGGAACCACGGCAGGGATCACCGGACGCTGGAAGGGTCCCGTTGCTGCCACGACGTATCGGGCATCGTAGGTCCCGGCCGAGGTTTCAACCTGGAAGCCGGGCTTGCCCTCATGCCGGCGTACGGAGGTGACCTCTACTCCGCAGTGGATCGGGGCATCGAACTTCTTCGCGTAAGCCGCGAAATAGTCGGCAACGCGGTCCTTGGGTGTGAACCCGTCGGGGTTGACATCCTCGAAGGTCATGCCGGGAAAGCGATCATGCCATGCAGGTCCGTTGGCCACCAGCGAATCCCACCGTCCAGAGCGCCAGCGCTCGGCCACCCGGTCCCGCTCCAAGACGACGTGCGGGACGCCGCGCGATGTCAGGTGCTCACTCATCGCCACGCCGGCCTGGCCGGCGCCGACGATGAGGACTTCGGTCTGATGGCTCGACATGCCAACCTCCATTGCTAAGAATTCGCTGAACTGATGTGACGATGGACCGTCGGTGCTTCAGTGGAATGGGCCCCGGGAGGCTTTTCGTCCATCTGCTTATATTCAGGAAACCGCATGCCCGGGCATCTTTCAAACATCCATTCAAGGTCAACCACATCGATTTTCCAGATGCAGTCGACTGTCGAGTCTCGGCGACGCACTTCACCGGCATTCCGAGTCCGATTACTCCCCGGAAGGGGCTGGGCCCGCAAGATACAGGGTGGATTTCGACCTCGGCTGGCTGCGTACCCGGAGAGTGGACTTTCAGGTGCATCCGTTATCCTTGACCAGTTCTCAGCTGCGGTGTTTCGAACGACATGGGCGTTAATTCGTGATGAATCAAGGTTTGTGGAAGTCCGGCGGGACTGTCGTGGGAACGGAATCCGGTACCAGTCGATTGATTTGCGCCACATCCCGGGTGTGAGCAGCCCCGAAGCATGAGGAACACATGACAAGCACTCGCCCTGCCCCGAGGGCCGCGGATATCACCCGCCGCTCGATCATTGGCATGATCATCGCCATGGCCCTGATCGAATCCCTGAGCGGGGTTACCCAGGGATTCCTGAACCCCATCCTGCCGGCACTCGGGCCGGTCCTGAACATTGACGATCCGACGATCAACGGGATCTTCCTGATCTCCAACCTGAGCTTCGCCGTGCTCACCCCGATCATTTCCCGTCTCGGGGACAGCTATGGCTATCGGTTGGTGTTGCGTTGTTCCACGCTCGTGGTGGTTCTCGGCGTCTTCATGATGGCGTTGTGGCCGACCCTCTGGACGGTGACCATCGGAGTGGTCATGCTCACCTGCGTGGTCGGGTTCATCCCGTTGATGATGGGCATTCTTCGCGTGACCAGCCCGAAGCACACCCGTACCGGTGTTTCGGTGATGATCGGGATGCTGATGATCATGGTCGGTGGCGGCGGACTGCTGGCCGGGATCGTGGGAGTGAACGATCCGACCCGGGGATTCTGGGTCGGGGTGCCCTTCGCCCTGGTGGCGTTGGCCTGCTCCTTCCTGCTGCCCGATGCCGGTACGCCGTCCCGGGAGGGGCTCGCCCTGGGCCCATTGATGGCCTGTTCGGTGGGCCTGATCGGATTCGTGGCGGCCCTGTCCATGGGCCCGGACTGGGGCTGGACCAACGCCAAGACCATCGGATCCGGGGTCCTGGGCCTGGTCTTGCTGCTGATCTGGATCAAGCTCGATTTCCGCCGCGCGGAAGGCGTCCCGCCGTTCATCGACCTGCGGATGCTGTTGAACCCGAGCATCCGGACCGTTTCGACCGCAACGTTCCTCTTTGGCTTCGCTTCGGTCAGCTACATGGGCACGAACGGCATCTTCCTGCATGCCGAGGCCTCGAGTGCAGGCTACGGCTTCGGGCTGAGCCCACTGGATATCGCCATCATCTTGGCAGCGACCTCCGTCCTGTCACTGCTTTCCTCTTTGTTCACCGCGAAGGCGATGAGCCTGTTCGGCGAACGGACCACGCTGGTCTTCGCCGGATTCCTGCTGGCCGCCAGCTTCATCGTGATGCTGTCCGCCCGGGCCAACTTGGTGGGCTACATTGCCGGGTTCTCCCTATTCATGCTGAGCATGGGCATCTATCAGGCCGCCACCCGGTCGCTGTCCGTCGAGGGGGTTCCGGTGGAAGAAACCTCATCGGCCGCCGGACTGAACGAGTTGGCGCTGAGCGTGGGAATTGCCGTGGGTGCAGCTATCGTGAAAATGATTTCCTCGGCCAATGTGCTGGAGGGAAAAATTACCCTGACCGGGCTGAACGCCATATGGCTGTCCCTGGCAGCCGCGGCCCTGCTGGCGGCGCTGGCGGCGGCCCGATATCCGCACCGACAGACAACGGAGAGCAAGCCATGAGCACCGACGAGGCACGGGCGCAGCGGATCACCGCGGCACTGGAACACTGGAAAGCCGACCTGCTGCAACTCAGCCATGAGATCCACGCCGATCCGGAACTGAGCGGCCAGGAATTCCGGGCCGCTCAGCGGGTTTCGAACCTTCTGGAAAAGGCCGGCTTCGGCTTCGATGCCCAGCAGCCGCAGCTGGCCACCGCCTTTTCCGCCCGGCACGGAAATGGTGAACTCGTCGCGGCCTTCTGCGTTGAATACGACGCGCTTCCGGGCATCGGGCATGCCTGTGGCCATAACGTGAACGCAGCCGCCGCAGTCGGGGCGGCACTGGGGCTGGCGGCGGTGGCCGGGGAACTGGGCATCACCGTGAAAGTGCTCGGAACCCCGGCGGAGGAGACCACCGGTGGGAAGGTCGAGCTGATCAAGGAGGGGTTCTTCGATGACGTCTCGCTGGCCATGATGGCCCATGCGGGAGCCGATGACATCGTGGGTGGTTCATCCCTGGCCATTTGCATGTGGGATGCGTTGTATACGGGAAAGCCGGCCCATGCGGCATTGGCCCCCGAGGAGGGGATCAACGCGCTCGATGCCATGGTCATCGCCCAGACCGCCATCGCCCTGGCCCGGCAACAACTTCCCGCCGGTTCGGTGGTGTCGATGATCGTGACCGAGGGCGGTAGCGCCGCGAACGTCATTCCCGACCGGGCCCGTGCAAACATTGAAATGCGTGCCGAGTCGGTGGAGACCCTGCGCCGAATCGAGGCCAGGGTCAGGCGCTGTCTGGAAGCCGGAGCGCATGGCACCGGGGCCGCGCTGGATATCAGGGAGGTCGGCAACGAGTACGCCGACCTGCGCCAGGATCGCTTCCTGGCCGGGGCCTACCAGCGGGCACTAGGTGCCCGGGAACGCGACGTTCTCTACGATGAGCGGGCCCTGGCCTCCACCGACATGGGCAACGTCTCCCACCTGGTGCCGACCATCCACCCGGTCATCGGCTACGAGGTCGGGGGCGCGGTACACCACACGGCCGAATTCACTGCCTTCGGCACCTCGGCATCGGCAGATAAGGCCATCATGGACGCCGCCTTCGGGATGGCCATGGCCGCCGCTGCGGCGGCAGCTGATCCGGTCGAACGGGAGCGGTTGTTGGCTGCCAAGGACTGATGCTTACCGCGATGGCCGACGGCGCGGCACGGCCAGGAGGACGGTGCCTACCGTGCCCAGGTCGAGCAGGGCATCCGCACGGCGAACGGAAAGCCGGCACGTGCAAGGCCTCCAGTGCCGCGGCAAGGTTGCGCAGGCGTCCATTGCCGGGCAGACGGCAGGGGTGGTCAACCACTCGAATGTGGTTGACCACCCCTGGTCCAGGCATCATTCACGCGATGCCGGACTAGCCGGCATCAGACGGCCCGGGTGTCCACCTCGAGTCCGACGATCAGCCGCCCATACATTTCTGCGGCTGGATCAACATCGCAGACGGCGTGATGCGAAGCCACATGGACATTGCGGAAGGTGGCAAGGAACTCGCTGTTGTTGTAGATGACACCGCCGCCGGCGGCATCGTACAGCGTGGTGACGGCCCGGCGAAGCACATCGATTGCGTGTACCGCCTGCCATTTGATGGTGGCCCGGTCTTCCAAAGTCGAGGCGCCATCACCGCGGACAATTGCGTCGAATCGATCCGCAGCATCCTTGAGCAGCATTTCCGCGGACTTGATCTCCGCGGCCACTTTTGCGATGCGGATCATTTGGGCCTGGGAATCGGACTTCGAACGCCCCGTATAGCGTTCCGTGCGTTGGCGAATCCGTTCGACATAGAGCTCCAGGGCCCGCTTGGCGGCGCCGAGGACCGTCCCGGAGACCAGGAGCGGCAGTGCCGATACGACGGGCATCTTATAGAGATTTGTCGTTTGCCGTTGGGCGGCATCGGATACGGAGCTTCGATCGGCCGGGATCGAGACCCGTTCATCGGGCACGAAAACGTCCACCAGTTCCACATCCGGGGACCCGGATGAACGCATCCCGAGCGTGTCCCAGTTGCCGAGCTGCTTGACCTCTGATGCGGGGCAGTACATGGACAACATGTCCCCGCGCTGGCCTTCCTCGCCTTCGGCGAAGGTGAGGAAAGAGAACCATGACGCATGCTGGATACCGCTGATGAATCCGAAGCGACCGGAAACCTGCCAGCCCCCGGGCACCTTTCTGGCCAATCCGTTGGGAACGATTGCTCCGGAGACGATCGCGCCGGGATTTTCACCGAAAATCTCATCCTGGATGCTCTCGTCCTGACGGCCCACCTGCCAAGCATTGCCGTTGGCGATCATGATGTGCCAGGCGGATCCCGGACAGCCTTCGCCAATGATGCTCGCGGCTTCGAAGACCGATGCAATGTTTCCTTCCCAGCCGCCACACCGTCGTGGCGTCATGATCTGGAAGAGACCCGCATCCTGGAGTGCATGGAAGGAATCGGCACTCAGGTACCCGAGCCGGTCCGATTCCGGAGCGTTGCTTCGGACCCTTTCGACAATTGATCGGGCCGACGTCAGGATTTCTGTGTGGCTGGGGATGGAAGCGGAAACGACGGTTTTCATGTGAATCCTTTCGGTAGTCAATCGGCCGCGCAGGGCAGGTCGATCAGAGCAGTTCTTTGAGGGAATCGAGAGCACCGGTGATTTGCTCGCTGGTGCCGACCGACATGCGGATTTTGGTGGGAAACCCCAGCTGGGTTCCGGGGCGGACAATGTAGCCCCGTTCCTTCAGCGAGGCAAAGGCGTTCTCTGCTCCACCGGGAGCATCAAAAAGTACGAAGTTGGATTGAGAGGGGTAGTACCCAAGGCCATGCAGACGACAGAAATCCTCGATGCTGGACCGTTCCCGGGCATTGCGTTCGCGGCTTTGCTCGAGGAAGCCGGTGTCCTTCAAGGAGGCGAGTGCCGCCGCCTGTGCCAAGGACGAGGTGTTGAAGGGGCTGCGCACGGTGTTGAGCAGGTTGGCCACCTTCTCGCCAGCGATGCCGTAGCCGATCCGGATCGCCGCAAGACCATGTATCTTCGAAAAAGTCCGGGTCATAATCAAGTTGGGGTAGGTCCGCGTCAGCGCCGCGGCATCTGGGAAGTCGGGCGCGGTCACGTACTCGGCATATGCCTCATCGACGACAACGACCACGTCCTTGGGGACCGCCGCCATCAGGTCATTGAAACCTGCGGCATCGAGGTAGGCCCCGGTCGGGTTGTTGGGGTTGCAGACCCAGATGACTGACGCACCTGGTGCCATGGCGGCCAGTGCGATGGGATCCGTCCGTCCGTCTTCAAGCGGCACCGGGATGTACTTGGCTCCCGTGGACAGGGTGTGCGCCCGATATTGGGCGAAGGTTGGTTCGCAGGCCACGGCCGTTCGGCCAGGTCCCAGGAACGCCCGTGCAATCATCAAGAGCACTTCGTCGGAGCCGTTTCCGAAGACGAGTTGGTTCTCCTTGACGCCATGGAGTTCTGCTACCGCAGTACGTAATGCTCCGGCGGTGACCTCGGGATACACGGAGAGGGAGGTGGCTGCCGAAGCGACCGCTTCGGAGGCGAGCTTGGAGCAGCCATAGGGGTTCTCATTGGATGCCAGCTTATGAACCGTCTCGAGACCCGTCTGTGCTTGGACTACCTTGGCTGATTCTCCCGCACGGTAGGGCGTCAGTGAGGCCAGGGAGGGCACCGGAAGGACCTCTAATTCGGGTTCCAGCTGAATGATTTGGTGGTTTTCGGTCGTGGTATCCAAAGACATCTCCAATAGCAACGAGTTCGGTGAGTCGCCCAAGTCCGATACCAGAAGGGCTTTGGCCGCATCGACGAGATGCAGGTGCGCTGCCCGGGAAGCACGTTCGCGATCGCCGGCCTCGATCGCGTCCAGAATGGCGTAGTGTGCTTCGACCGCAAGACGTGGACTGGTTGGTTGTGCAAGTGCTTCCTCGCGCAACCGAGTCATCCCGGCTTTAAGCTGGCTCATGAAATCGGCGAGAAGGGGGCTGCGGGCAGCACTCAGCACTGCGGCATGGAAGTCGATGTCCCCTTGTTCTCCGGACTCGCCCAACGCGAGTTCGTCTTCCATCCTGCGCAGTGATGCCCGGATCGCGATGAGGTCCGCAGGAGTCCGCCGCTCAGCCGCAATGCCCGTCATATAGGGCTCGATGGCAAACCGTGCCTCCATCACATACGGCAGTTGTTCACTGGAGTCGATGAGTGCATCGGCCATTTCCGAGGCCACCTGGCTCGGTTCGCTGCCCACGAGGTAGGCCCCTGACCCGTGCCTGATCTCAATCAATCCCTGTGCTTCCAGGGCCGACATGGCCTGTCGGAGCGAGTGCCTGCTCACTCCCAGGTGGGCCGATAGGACCCGTTCGGAGGGCAGCTGATCCCCGATCGTCAGCATTTTGTCATTGACGAGCTGGATCACGCGGTCCCGGACCTGCTGGTAGAGGGGGCGGCGGGATATTGGCTCTACGGTGCTGTCAGAGTCTGTTTCGACGACGGAATCCCACGTTATCTTCTGCATGGACCACATGCTTGCACCAATTTTCAACCAGGTCAACCAAAGTGCTTGTACCAGTAGACCACTTAGGCTATGTTTTCGTTATCTGCTGCAACTTTGGTCGTAACGGGACAACGATGTCCCCGTTAATACAGGCCATAGTCGACCTACAGGGAGAACGTCAATGCCTCGAACACCCGTCCCGAATCTCGGACCAGACCAGTTGCGTGCGCTGTGGGCAACACCCGCTCCCGCCTACGGCCTGTGGTCCACGATGGGAGACTCGCGATCCCCTGAACTGGCGGCGCGGACAGGTTATGACTGGGTGGGCCTGGATGCCCAGCACGGTGCCTTGACCGAAGGGCAGGTCTTGGACTTCCTCCGTGGCGCAGAAGGATCCGGCATTCCCACGCTGGTCCGTACCCGCGGCGGCGACCCGGACATGCTCGGCTGGCTGCTCGACGTCGGTGCAGACGGCGTGATCGTGCCGATGGTCGAATCGAGGTCCCAGGCCCAGGCCCTGGTCCGGGCAACCCGGTACCCGCCACTTGGTGCACGCAGTTTCGGCCCGGTGCGTGCCTTTGAACGTGGAGTGCCCGCACCTGCCGCATATGCGCACCGGCCTTTGGTTTTTGCCATGATAGAGACCGCCGCAGCCGTCGAGAACGTCCAGGACATCGCCAGCGTCGAAGGCCTGGACGGACTGTTCGTCGGTCCGGGCGACCTTGCGGTGTCCCTGGGCCGCGCACCCTCGCTGGACTTGCCGGATGCGGAACTCGACGGGCTCATCCGCCGCGTCGGACAAGCCGCTCAGGACAACGGACTCGTCAGCGGTATTTACAGCGGAAGCGTAGAGGTGTTGCATCGCTACCGGCAGGCAGGTTTCCAACTCATGGTGGTGACCTCGGACATGGCCGCCTACGCAGCGGGCATCGACGCTGCCCTCGGCAAGGCCCGGACGTGAGACGAGCCCGGCCATGATCCGGGCGGCCGGCCAAGCCCCATATCCTCATCTCCGCTCCACGAGTGGTTTCTCAGCTTGCATCGCTCCAAGACTTAGAATGGTGGTCAGTTCACGTGGATAGCTCCATACTCAACACCTTGGATCAAGGCCTGATCCTCGCATTTGCCGTCATCGGCGTGCTCCTCACCTTCAGGATCCTCGACTTTCCCGACCTGACGGTCGAAGGCTCCTTCCCCCTGGGTGGAGCGGTCATCGCCACGCTGCTCGTGTCCGGCATGAATCCGTGGCTGGGCATCATCGCCGCGGTGATCTGCGGTGCCCTCGCCGGGGCGCTGACCGGGTTGCTGATCACCGCCCTGCGGATCAATGAGATCATCGCCGGCATCGTGGTCGCGGCGGGAATGTACTCGGTCAACCTGCTGGTGATGCGGGCACCGAACGTCAACCTCATGGGGCATGACACCATTTACAGCCTGGTGCTCGGCGGCCTCGGCGTCCCCGAAAACAGCCTGAACCGGGCGGGCGTCACGTTCGTGCTGCTGTCGGTTTCGGTGGCGGCGCTGATCTGGTTCCTGAACACCGACCTGGGCCTGACGATCCGTGCGGCCGGCGCGAACAAGCGCATGGTTCGGGCCCTGGGCATGAACACCAGCGTCAGCCTGATCCTCGCGATGATGATCGGCAACGGCTTCGTTGCGGCCTCCGGTGCGCTGCTGACCCAGGCCCAAGGGTTCGCGGATGTGAACATGGGCATCGGCACCCTCGTCGCGGCTGCCGCCTCGGTGGTCATCGGCGAAACGATCTTCGGCAGGCGCAACCTGCTGGTCTGGTGCATGGGCGCCGTCGCCGGGGCACTGATCTACCAGGGGCTGCTGAACATCGGCCTGCGCCTGGGCATGCCGGCCTTCTACTTCAAGGGCGTCACGGCGATTCTCATGGTCCTGGCCCTGTACGTGCCGACCGCCATCTCGCAGTACCGGCAGCGGCACCGTCCCTTCGTGGATGAAGAGCCCGAACCCGTCGTCACCACCACTGTAGGGAGCTCACTGTGAACGAGGTAGCGGCAGTCACGGTGGACGCCGTCTCCCAGGTGTACTTCCCGGGGACGGCCAACGAGGTCAGGGCCCTGCGGCGGTTGAGCCTGAGCATCGCCCCGAACGAATGGGTAGCGGTCATCGGCAGCAACGGAGCGGGCAAGTCGACGCTGCTGCGCACGGTCGCCGGGCTGGAACGGCCCCTGCGCGGCCGGGTGGAACTCAATGGACGCGACGTGACGTCGTGGCCGGAATACCGCCGGGCCTCGATCATTGCGCGCATCGACCAGGACCCCGGAGCCAGTACCGCCCCGACGCTCTCGATCGAGGAGAACCTGGCGATCGCCGCGATGCGCGGGGAACGCCGCCTCTTCCGCCGCGGCGTCACGGCAGCCAGGCGCAAGGCCTTCCGCGAGGCACTGGCCGTCTGCAACCTGGGGCTGGAGGACCGGCTGCAGGCGCCCGTGGGCAACCTGTCCGGCGGCCAGCGCCAGGCCCTGGGCCTGGTCATGGCCACGCTGACCGGACCCGACGTCCTGCTCCTGGACGAGCACACCTCGGCCCTGGATCCGAAGGCCGCCGCCCAGGTGATGGAGCTGACCAACCGGCAGGTCCGCGAGCACCGCCTGGCCACCTTGATGGTCACGCACAACATGCAACACGCCATCGACTACGGCGACCGGCTGGTAATGATGCACCGTGGACAAATCGTGCTCGACGTGACGAACCCCGCGAAGGCACAGCTCACCGTGTCCCGGCTCATCGACCGCTTCCACGAAGTCTCGGGGGAGTCCTTCTCCAATGACCGAAGCCTGCTGGCCCCGTAAGTCCCGATCGTTCCATCCTTCCCGATATTCACTGCTGTACTACCCCGTTAGGACATCATGAACAAGCTCACCCCCCGCAAGGCAACCCTCCTTTCCCTCGCCCTGGTCGTCGCAGCCTCGCTGACCGCCTGCGGGCAGGGAGGATCCGGCGAAGCCGATGCGAAACCGGAGATGAAGACGATCGGCATCAGCACCATCGTGTCCCACCCCGATCTGGACACCCTGATCCAGGGCATCCAGGACGGACTCAAGCAGGAAGGCCTCACCGAAGGCAAGGACATCAAGGTCGAGGTGCAAAACGCCCAGGGCAATATTGCCCTGGCCACCACCATCGCGCAGAAGTTCGCCGCCGATAAGGTCGATGTCATCGTCGGGGTGAGCACCCCCAGCTCGCTGGCCGCGGTGAAGGCCACGGAAAACAGCTCCATTCCGGTGATCTTCACTGGAGTCTCGGCCGATCCCGCCGCTGCCGGTCTGGCCAAGCCGGGCAACGAGCCGCTGGGCAGGCTGGTCACCGGGGTGTACACCCCGGACACCACCGTCGACCAGCTCGAACTCTTCGGGCAGCTGAGCCCGGACGTCAAGAAGCTCGGGTTCCTGTTCAACCCCGGTGAAGCGAACTCCGTCCAGGCCCGCACCCTGGTCGACGCGGCCGCCCAAACCCACGGTTGGAGCCTGGTCGACGCCACCGTCACCTCCAGCAACGACATTTCGGCTGCCATGAACTCCCTGGTCGGCCGCGTCGACGCGGTGATCCTGCCGCAGGACAACACGGTGCTCACCGGGCTTCCCGCCATCCTGAAGATCGCCACGGAGAACAAGCTGCCGGTCTACTCCTCGGATACCAGCTCGGTCAAGGAAGGCACCGTCGCCACGGTGGCCACCAACACCTACGAGCAGGGCGTGCAGACAGCGGCCATGCTGGCCAAGATCCTGAAGGGCACCTCGGCCAACGACATTGCACCCGAGCCGGCCGGCAAGGTCGCCACCTGGGTGAACACCACTGCCGCCGAGAACATGGGCGTCACCGTCCCCGCAAACATCCTCGAGACAGCGGAAATCGCCAAGTGACAACCCTCCGACGTTTGACCACCCTGCCCGGTGACACCGGGGAAAGGAGCCAACCATGACCGAAACCATGATGGCGGCAGTACTGGAACGCCCCGGGGCCCCGCTCCGGCTTGAAGAAGTCCGCATGCCCGAGCCGAAGCATGGCGAGGTGCTGGTGCGCGTTGCCGGCTGCGGCGTCTGCCATACCGACCTGCACGTCATCAAGGGCGAAGTGGCCTTTCCGACGCCGGGAGTCCTCGGACACGAGGTGTCAGGGACGGTAGCGGCGTGGGGCCCCGGCGTCACCGGACTGACCGAAGGCATGAACGTCGTCTGCTCGTTCATCATCCCCTGCGGCACGTGCACCCATTGCGTGCGTGGACGAGATGACCTGTGCCTGAACTTCTTCTCCCAAAACCGGCTCAAGGGGACCCTGTACGACGGCACCTCGCGGATCTTCCGCCCCAATGGCCAGCCGCTGGCCATGTACTCGATGGGAGGGCTCGCACAGTACGCGGTTGTCCCGGCGAACAACGTGTTTGCGTTGCCCGCCGGCCTTCCGCTGGTGAATTCATCGATCCTGGGCTGCGCGGTCTTCACCGCCTACGGTGCGGTGCGCCACGCGGCGGACCTCCGGCACGGGGATACGGTAGCGGTGTATGGCAGCGGCGGGATCGGATCCAACCTCATACAGGTCGCCCGTGCCTTGGGCGCATCCCAGATCATTGCCGTCGATATCCGTGATGACCAGTTGGCGGCGGCCCGTGCCCTGGGCGCCACCGACACCATCAATTCCCGGACCGAGGACGTGACGGCACGCTTGCTTGAGCTGACTTCCGGCCGGGGCGTGGATGTCGCCTTCGAAGCACGCGGGCTCCCCGAGACCATGGTGCGGGCCAGTGAGGCGGTGACCGACGGAGGCAAGCTCGTCGCGGTCGGGATCGCCGATGGACGGGCCACCGCACCGATCGAGATCACCCGCCTGGTGCGCCGGTCGATCCAAATCATTGGTTCCTACGGCGCGCGGACGCGAACCGACATGCCTGCCGTCCTCCAACTGGCCCAGTCCGGGGCGATCACCACCTCCCGGGTGATTACCCGGCGCGGCCCGTTGGAGGAAGCCGCGCAGATGTACGACGACCTCGATGCGGGACGGATCGTCGGACGAGCCGTCATCGATCAGACATGAAAAGCCAAGGAGTCGACGAAATGAAACGAATTGCCATCGTCGGAGGCGGACAGTCGGGCCTGCAGTTGGCCTTCGGACTGCTGGGAAACGGATATGACGTCACCGTGTATACGGATCGCGACGCCGATGAGGTGGGCTCCGGACCCGTGATGTCGGCCCAATGCATGTTCGAGAGCTCGCTGCAGCTCGAGCGGGACCTGTCCCTTGACCTCTGGCATGAGGAGGCCCCGGAAATCGCGTCCATCTCGATGACCCGGACCGATGCGACCGGTGCGCTGCTGACCTCCTGGACGGCGCGGTTGGACAACCCCGCGAGGTCCGTCGACCAGCGGCTGAAGATCTCGACCTGGATGAGGCACTTCGTCGCTGCGGGCGGTTCGCTGGTGGTCGGGCGGGTGGACCTGGAGGAACTCGACCGTATTGCCGTGGACGTGGATTTGGTCGTCGTCGCCACCGGGCTCAGCGAGCTCGGCTCGCTGTTCCCCATCGACGAGGAACGAACCCGTTTCGACCGGCCGCAAAGGGCGTTGGCGCTGACCTACTACGAGGGCGCCCAGGAGGCGGACCAAGCCGGGAAGCGCTACTTCCATATCCGCGGCGTGGGGGAGTACTACTCGCTGCCTGCGCTCACCGCGAAGGGCAGCTGCG
This genomic interval carries:
- the hisC gene encoding histidinol-phosphate transaminase, giving the protein MTWLKIGASMWSMQKITWDSVVETDSDSTVEPISRRPLYQQVRDRVIQLVNDKMLTIGDQLPSERVLSAHLGVSRHSLRQAMSALEAQGLIEIRHGSGAYLVGSEPSQVASEMADALIDSSEQLPYVMEARFAIEPYMTGIAAERRTPADLIAIRASLRRMEDELALGESGEQGDIDFHAAVLSAARSPLLADFMSQLKAGMTRLREEALAQPTSPRLAVEAHYAILDAIEAGDRERASRAAHLHLVDAAKALLVSDLGDSPNSLLLEMSLDTTTENHQIIQLEPELEVLPVPSLASLTPYRAGESAKVVQAQTGLETVHKLASNENPYGCSKLASEAVASAATSLSVYPEVTAGALRTAVAELHGVKENQLVFGNGSDEVLLMIARAFLGPGRTAVACEPTFAQYRAHTLSTGAKYIPVPLEDGRTDPIALAAMAPGASVIWVCNPNNPTGAYLDAAGFNDLMAAVPKDVVVVVDEAYAEYVTAPDFPDAAALTRTYPNLIMTRTFSKIHGLAAIRIGYGIAGEKVANLLNTVRSPFNTSSLAQAAALASLKDTGFLEQSRERNARERSSIEDFCRLHGLGYYPSQSNFVLFDAPGGAENAFASLKERGYIVRPGTQLGFPTKIRMSVGTSEQITGALDSLKELL
- a CDS encoding MFS transporter, whose amino-acid sequence is MTSTRPAPRAADITRRSIIGMIIAMALIESLSGVTQGFLNPILPALGPVLNIDDPTINGIFLISNLSFAVLTPIISRLGDSYGYRLVLRCSTLVVVLGVFMMALWPTLWTVTIGVVMLTCVVGFIPLMMGILRVTSPKHTRTGVSVMIGMLMIMVGGGGLLAGIVGVNDPTRGFWVGVPFALVALACSFLLPDAGTPSREGLALGPLMACSVGLIGFVAALSMGPDWGWTNAKTIGSGVLGLVLLLIWIKLDFRRAEGVPPFIDLRMLLNPSIRTVSTATFLFGFASVSYMGTNGIFLHAEASSAGYGFGLSPLDIAIILAATSVLSLLSSLFTAKAMSLFGERTTLVFAGFLLAASFIVMLSARANLVGYIAGFSLFMLSMGIYQAATRSLSVEGVPVEETSSAAGLNELALSVGIAVGAAIVKMISSANVLEGKITLTGLNAIWLSLAAAALLAALAAARYPHRQTTESKP
- a CDS encoding amidohydrolase, which gives rise to MSTDEARAQRITAALEHWKADLLQLSHEIHADPELSGQEFRAAQRVSNLLEKAGFGFDAQQPQLATAFSARHGNGELVAAFCVEYDALPGIGHACGHNVNAAAAVGAALGLAAVAGELGITVKVLGTPAEETTGGKVELIKEGFFDDVSLAMMAHAGADDIVGGSSLAICMWDALYTGKPAHAALAPEEGINALDAMVIAQTAIALARQQLPAGSVVSMIVTEGGSAANVIPDRARANIEMRAESVETLRRIEARVRRCLEAGAHGTGAALDIREVGNEYADLRQDRFLAGAYQRALGARERDVLYDERALASTDMGNVSHLVPTIHPVIGYEVGGAVHHTAEFTAFGTSASADKAIMDAAFGMAMAAAAAAADPVERERLLAAKD
- a CDS encoding HpcH/HpaI aldolase family protein; the encoded protein is MPRTPVPNLGPDQLRALWATPAPAYGLWSTMGDSRSPELAARTGYDWVGLDAQHGALTEGQVLDFLRGAEGSGIPTLVRTRGGDPDMLGWLLDVGADGVIVPMVESRSQAQALVRATRYPPLGARSFGPVRAFERGVPAPAAYAHRPLVFAMIETAAAVENVQDIASVEGLDGLFVGPGDLAVSLGRAPSLDLPDAELDGLIRRVGQAAQDNGLVSGIYSGSVEVLHRYRQAGFQLMVVTSDMAAYAAGIDAALGKART
- a CDS encoding acyl-CoA dehydrogenase family protein — translated: MKTVVSASIPSHTEILTSARSIVERVRSNAPESDRLGYLSADSFHALQDAGLFQIMTPRRCGGWEGNIASVFEAASIIGEGCPGSAWHIMIANGNAWQVGRQDESIQDEIFGENPGAIVSGAIVPNGLARKVPGGWQVSGRFGFISGIQHASWFSFLTFAEGEEGQRGDMLSMYCPASEVKQLGNWDTLGMRSSGSPDVELVDVFVPDERVSIPADRSSVSDAAQRQTTNLYKMPVVSALPLLVSGTVLGAAKRALELYVERIRQRTERYTGRSKSDSQAQMIRIAKVAAEIKSAEMLLKDAADRFDAIVRGDGASTLEDRATIKWQAVHAIDVLRRAVTTLYDAAGGGVIYNNSEFLATFRNVHVASHHAVCDVDPAAEMYGRLIVGLEVDTRAV
- a CDS encoding flavin-containing monooxygenase produces the protein MSSHQTEVLIVGAGQAGVAMSEHLTSRGVPHVVLERDRVAERWRSGRWDSLVANGPAWHDRFPGMTFEDVNPDGFTPKDRVADYFAAYAKKFDAPIHCGVEVTSVRRHEGKPGFQVETSAGTYDARYVVAATGPFQRPVIPAVVPEASGLTQLHSSSYRNPQQLPAGGIMVVGAGSSGVQIADELRRSGRQVTLSVGPHDRPPRQYRGKDFCWWLGVLDKWSVATPPKGAEHVTIAVSGANGGLTVDFRTLAASGIKLVGRTRSYNNGILSFAPDLARNIANGDANYLSVLDEADAYIQRNGLDFPEEPEARILGEDPADVTNPTLDLDLAAAGITTIIWATGFAVDYSWLPAEALDEHGRANHQRGVSAESGIYFLGLPWQSHRGSSFIWGVWHDAKYVAEQITIQRSYLDHLKDVPLNPGQHTAAPLNATRSESVVVPQGA